From a region of the Flavobacterium branchiarum genome:
- a CDS encoding NifU family protein, which translates to MTKLTIKETQNPAILKFEFPDFITKNESFEFKNIDEAKNSPLAQKLFYLPFVKTVYISGNFIAIERYNIVEWDDVKEAVVEQIETFVNDGGTILSIDENKPKKQPITVYGESTPNPAALKFVVSRMLTKNAIEYKNIDQTASSPLAKELFKFPYVKEIFIDENYISVTKYEINDWQEITLEIRTFIKQYIENGGTVLDESLIEVATKNDVTKDEAFDKLDTTSQQIINILEEYVKPAVAADGGNIAFDSYNDTDKTVKVILQGACSGCPSSTFTLKSGIENMLKSMLNDENIKVEAVNA; encoded by the coding sequence ATGACAAAACTCACTATAAAAGAAACGCAAAACCCTGCTATATTAAAATTTGAATTCCCAGACTTTATTACTAAGAATGAGAGCTTTGAATTTAAAAACATTGATGAAGCTAAAAACTCTCCACTAGCACAAAAATTATTTTATTTACCGTTCGTAAAAACAGTATATATTTCAGGTAATTTTATTGCTATCGAAAGATATAATATTGTTGAATGGGATGATGTAAAAGAAGCAGTGGTAGAACAAATTGAAACATTTGTAAACGATGGTGGTACAATTCTATCTATTGATGAAAACAAGCCTAAGAAGCAACCTATAACTGTTTATGGCGAATCAACTCCAAATCCTGCAGCTCTAAAATTTGTAGTAAGCAGAATGTTGACAAAAAATGCAATTGAATACAAAAACATTGACCAAACTGCCTCTTCTCCACTAGCTAAAGAATTATTTAAATTCCCTTACGTAAAAGAGATTTTTATCGATGAAAACTACATCTCAGTAACTAAATATGAAATTAATGATTGGCAAGAAATCACTCTTGAGATAAGAACTTTCATTAAACAATATATTGAAAATGGAGGAACGGTTCTAGACGAAAGTTTAATCGAAGTAGCAACAAAAAATGATGTCACTAAAGATGAAGCTTTTGATAAATTAGATACTACTTCTCAACAAATTATAAATATCCTAGAAGAGTATGTAAAACCTGCTGTAGCTGCAGATGGTGGAAATATTGCTTTTGATTCTTATAATGATACTGACAAAACTGTAAAAGTGATTTTACAAGGAGCATGTAGCGGTTGCCCTTCATCAACATTTACACTAAAAAGCGGTATAGAGAACATGCTAAAAAGCATGCTAAATGACGAAAATATTAAAGTAGAAGCCGTAAATGCTTAA
- a CDS encoding PorP/SprF family type IX secretion system membrane protein: MYSKIKYSVFLLFIFSYSYSQEGIPVYSDYLSDNYYLIHPSMAGAANCAKLRLTARKQWFGQEDAPALQTLSFNGRIGDRSGAGVILFNDKNGYHSQKGIKLTYAYHILFSRNEIDLNQLSFGINAGVIQNQLDETSFGEFDPIVFGNIQKDSYFNVDFGASYNFLNFYAHATVQGAVETRRQIYTDFESDNLRKYLLSAGYVFGNKRKLLWEPSVLFQLFDKTKEKLIDFNLKAYKNMDFGNLWAGLSYRRSLDGAQYYNGSGVSTQKLQYITPILGVNYKNFMFAYTYSQVTGNVKFDNGAYHQITLGINLFCKREKYDCDCPAIN, from the coding sequence ATGTATTCTAAAATTAAATATTCAGTTTTTCTTTTATTTATATTTTCATACTCATATTCTCAAGAAGGAATTCCGGTTTATTCTGATTATTTATCGGATAATTATTATTTAATACACCCTTCAATGGCGGGAGCGGCAAATTGTGCAAAATTAAGATTAACAGCGCGTAAGCAATGGTTTGGTCAAGAAGATGCACCAGCACTTCAGACTTTAAGTTTTAACGGTCGTATTGGTGATCGATCAGGGGCAGGGGTTATACTTTTTAATGATAAAAACGGGTATCATTCTCAAAAAGGAATCAAACTTACTTATGCGTATCATATTCTTTTTTCGAGAAATGAAATAGATTTAAATCAGCTGTCGTTTGGTATCAATGCAGGAGTAATTCAGAACCAGTTAGATGAAACTTCATTTGGAGAATTTGATCCGATTGTTTTCGGTAACATACAAAAAGATTCTTATTTTAATGTTGACTTTGGTGCTTCCTATAATTTCTTAAACTTTTATGCTCACGCTACAGTTCAAGGTGCAGTAGAGACAAGAAGACAAATATATACCGATTTTGAAAGTGATAACCTCAGAAAATATCTTTTGAGTGCAGGATATGTTTTCGGAAATAAGAGAAAGTTATTATGGGAGCCTTCAGTTCTTTTTCAATTGTTTGATAAGACAAAAGAAAAGTTAATTGATTTTAATCTAAAAGCGTATAAGAATATGGATTTTGGTAACCTTTGGGCTGGATTATCCTATAGAAGAAGTTTAGATGGCGCTCAATATTATAATGGTTCAGGAGTTTCTACTCAAAAATTACAATACATAACACCTATTTTGGGGGTTAACTACAAGAACTTTATGTTTGCTTATACGTATTCACAAGTCACAGGTAATGTGAAATTTGACAATGGCGCATACCATCAAATTACTTTGGGAATTAACTTATTTTGTAAGCGTGAAAAATATGATTGCGATTGCCCAGCAATAAATTAA
- a CDS encoding mechanosensitive ion channel family protein, translated as MNLNPDQISGYVNQFIQVLVDYSPKLISAFLILFIGLYIIRFVNRLIRRIMEKRNLDPTLTNFLGDILLWALRILLFVSFISKLGIETSSFVAILGAMGLAIGLSLQGSLSNFAGGMLIILFKPFKVGDTIEAQGIVATVSEIQIFVTKLFTANNQTVFIPNGALSNNTIINYSMQGERRADLTFAVAYDADIKKAKDILEKILKDNPNVLKNPTPEVFVKNLTSSSVEFAVRPWAKKENYGTVFSQTLEDCKIALDEAGIAIQPYTLQK; from the coding sequence ATGAATCTAAATCCCGATCAAATTAGCGGTTACGTTAACCAATTTATCCAAGTATTAGTTGATTATTCTCCTAAACTAATATCTGCCTTTCTTATTCTATTCATAGGGCTTTATATTATTCGTTTTGTCAATAGACTAATACGTCGTATAATGGAGAAAAGAAACTTGGACCCTACCCTAACTAACTTTCTAGGTGATATTTTATTATGGGCCTTAAGAATATTACTATTTGTATCATTTATTTCTAAACTAGGAATAGAAACATCGTCATTTGTTGCCATATTAGGAGCAATGGGTCTTGCTATTGGTTTGTCTCTTCAGGGATCTCTTTCTAATTTTGCTGGAGGTATGCTTATTATTCTTTTCAAGCCTTTTAAAGTTGGAGATACTATTGAAGCACAAGGCATTGTAGCAACTGTATCTGAAATACAGATATTTGTGACTAAATTATTTACTGCAAACAATCAAACGGTATTTATACCAAACGGAGCTTTATCTAATAACACAATTATTAATTACTCAATGCAAGGAGAACGTAGAGCCGACTTAACATTTGCAGTTGCTTATGATGCAGATATTAAAAAAGCCAAAGATATTCTTGAGAAAATTTTAAAGGATAATCCAAACGTGCTTAAGAATCCTACACCAGAAGTTTTTGTAAAAAACTTAACAAGTAGTTCTGTAGAATTTGCTGTACGCCCTTGGGCAAAAAAAGAAAATTACGGAACCGTTTTTTCTCAAACTCTAGAAGATTGCAAAATTGCTCTGGACGAAGCTGGAATTGCTATCCAACCTTACACATTACAAAAATAA
- a CDS encoding efflux RND transporter periplasmic adaptor subunit: MSKKTIYFLLGGVVIIIAALIGFSKAGVIGNKDAGTEVEVAKVVASTIVETVSATGKIQPEIEVKISSEVSGEIIALNVKEGQVVKKGDLLVKINPDLYTSSFNRTVSNLSGTKASLSQADASLKEAKANYDRNKKLFEKGIISKSDWDKVVASFEVAKATKQNAYFAVQSAEASVIEAKDNLRRTTIYAPADGTISVLNVELGERVLGTQQMAGTEILRVANLNNMEVEVDVNENDIVKIKVGDEANVEVDAYLKKQFKGIVTSISNSASSTLTSDQVTNFKVKVRILKESYQDLIEGKPEAYSPFRPGMTATVDIITNTKKNVLAVPISSVVVKSDTTAVKEIKIEDPNDKKIAPKNDKKFECVFVKDGDKAKIRIIKTGIQDDTNIEVMSGLKAGDMVITGPYTTVSKDLNSGDKVSLKSEKVKK, translated from the coding sequence ATGTCAAAAAAAACAATTTACTTTTTATTAGGAGGTGTCGTTATAATCATTGCGGCCTTGATAGGATTTTCGAAAGCGGGAGTAATAGGAAATAAAGATGCTGGTACAGAAGTAGAAGTTGCAAAAGTAGTAGCGTCAACTATTGTAGAAACTGTTTCGGCAACAGGAAAAATTCAGCCTGAAATAGAAGTGAAAATCTCATCTGAAGTTTCGGGAGAAATTATTGCACTTAATGTTAAAGAAGGGCAAGTTGTTAAGAAAGGAGATTTGTTGGTAAAAATAAATCCTGATTTATATACCTCTAGTTTCAACCGAACAGTCTCTAATTTGTCAGGAACTAAAGCTAGTTTAAGTCAAGCAGATGCTTCTCTTAAAGAAGCAAAGGCTAATTATGATAGAAATAAAAAGTTATTTGAGAAAGGAATAATTTCTAAGTCTGATTGGGATAAAGTAGTTGCATCTTTTGAAGTTGCAAAAGCAACCAAACAAAACGCTTATTTTGCAGTACAAAGTGCTGAAGCATCTGTAATTGAAGCTAAGGATAATTTAAGACGTACTACTATTTATGCTCCTGCAGATGGAACAATATCAGTACTTAATGTTGAACTTGGAGAGCGAGTTTTAGGAACCCAACAAATGGCAGGAACCGAAATTTTAAGAGTTGCAAACTTAAACAACATGGAAGTTGAAGTAGATGTAAACGAAAATGATATTGTGAAAATTAAAGTTGGAGACGAAGCAAATGTAGAAGTAGATGCTTACCTAAAAAAACAATTTAAAGGTATAGTAACTAGTATTTCTAATTCAGCAAGTAGTACTTTAACATCTGATCAGGTAACTAATTTTAAAGTTAAAGTTAGAATCTTAAAAGAGTCTTATCAAGATTTAATAGAAGGAAAGCCAGAAGCATATTCTCCTTTTAGACCAGGGATGACTGCTACGGTTGATATTATTACAAATACAAAAAAGAATGTTCTAGCAGTGCCTATAAGTTCAGTAGTTGTAAAATCGGATACTACAGCAGTAAAAGAAATTAAAATCGAAGATCCTAATGATAAAAAAATAGCTCCTAAAAATGACAAAAAATTCGAATGTGTTTTTGTTAAAGACGGAGATAAAGCTAAAATTAGAATCATAAAAACAGGAATTCAAGACGATACAAATATCGAAGTGATGTCAGGACTTAAGGCTGGAGATATGGTAATAACAGGACCGTACACAACAGTTTCTAAAGATTTGAACTCAGGTGATAAAGTTAGTCTTAAATCTGAAAAAGTAAAAAAATAA
- a CDS encoding gamma carbonic anhydrase family protein — protein sequence MLIKSVNGKTPNIPNDCYVAENATIVGDVSFGDSCSVWFNAVIRGDVNFIKIGDKVNIQDGAVIHCTYQKHPTIIGNNVSIGHNAIVHGCTIHDNVLIGMGAIVMDNCIVESNAIVAAGAVVTQNTIVASGSIYAGVPAKKVKDIDQSNFAGEIERISNNYVMYSSWFKEGEE from the coding sequence ATGTTGATAAAATCTGTAAACGGTAAAACACCTAATATTCCAAATGATTGCTACGTAGCCGAAAATGCTACAATAGTTGGAGACGTTTCTTTTGGAGATTCATGTAGCGTTTGGTTCAATGCTGTAATCAGAGGTGATGTTAATTTTATTAAAATAGGTGATAAAGTTAATATTCAAGATGGAGCTGTTATTCATTGTACCTATCAAAAACATCCAACAATTATTGGTAATAATGTTTCTATAGGGCATAATGCGATTGTTCATGGTTGTACCATTCATGATAATGTATTGATAGGAATGGGAGCAATTGTAATGGATAATTGTATTGTCGAGAGCAATGCTATTGTTGCAGCAGGTGCTGTTGTAACTCAAAATACAATAGTAGCTTCAGGGAGTATATATGCGGGAGTACCTGCTAAGAAGGTAAAGGATATCGATCAGTCTAATTTTGCTGGCGAAATTGAACGCATTTCTAATAATTATGTAATGTATTCGAGCTGGTTTAAGGAAGGAGAAGAATAA
- the tsaB gene encoding tRNA (adenosine(37)-N6)-threonylcarbamoyltransferase complex dimerization subunit type 1 TsaB: MAYILNIETATKNCSVALANEGEIILCKEISDEGYSHAERLHVFIEECIQEAGISFQDLVAIAVSQGPGSYTGLRIGVSAAKGLCFALEIPLIAVDTLQSLASQAKISDGLIVPMLDARRMEVYSAVFNAKFEKQREILAEIITENSFEEFNETLYFVGDCAEKCKAVLTKENFIFLEDIKYPSAKEMSIISYDKYKKSDTIDVAYFEPYYLKDFIITTSKKQ; the protein is encoded by the coding sequence TTGGCTTATATTCTTAATATTGAAACTGCTACAAAGAACTGTTCTGTTGCTTTAGCAAATGAAGGAGAAATAATTTTGTGTAAAGAAATCTCTGATGAAGGGTATTCTCACGCAGAAAGATTACATGTATTTATCGAAGAATGTATTCAAGAAGCCGGTATTTCTTTTCAAGATTTAGTTGCAATTGCAGTTAGTCAAGGCCCAGGTTCTTATACAGGATTACGTATCGGGGTTTCGGCAGCAAAAGGATTGTGTTTTGCATTAGAGATTCCGTTAATAGCAGTTGATACATTGCAATCATTGGCTTCTCAAGCAAAGATTAGTGACGGTTTAATTGTTCCGATGCTAGATGCTAGACGTATGGAAGTATATAGTGCTGTATTTAATGCAAAGTTTGAAAAACAAAGAGAAATTTTAGCTGAAATAATTACCGAAAATTCTTTTGAGGAATTCAACGAAACACTTTATTTCGTGGGTGATTGTGCTGAAAAATGTAAAGCAGTTTTAACAAAAGAAAATTTTATTTTTCTGGAAGATATTAAATATCCTTCAGCAAAAGAAATGAGTATTATAAGTTATGATAAATACAAAAAAAGCGACACTATAGATGTCGCTTATTTTGAACCGTATTATTTAAAAGACTTTATAATTACTACTTCTAAAAAACAATAA